A portion of the Glycine max cultivar Williams 82 chromosome 10, Glycine_max_v4.0, whole genome shotgun sequence genome contains these proteins:
- the LOC100809650 gene encoding lysine-specific demethylase JMJ706, whose amino-acid sequence MTGKSPITQRTARHGSHKLCKFDLADLEWTNMIPECPTYHPSEYEFEHPLVYLQKIAPEASKYGICKIVSPIAASNPAAFVLMKEKKDFKFETNVQPLRLSKWNEKDIITFSMRGRKYTYHDFEVLANKAFFSRFHNSRDLPSSYVEKEFWHEMAHGEKGTVEYGVNVEGSAFSCDPNDRLGTSKWNLKNFSRLPQSLLRLVDRKIPGITDPMLYIGMLFSMFAWHVEDHYLYSINFHHSGANKTWYGVPGHAASQFEKTVLQHVYCNKIITKHGEDGAFKFLAQKTTMFPPNVILQHDVAVYKAVQKPGEFIITFPRAYHAGFSHGFNCGEAVNFANGDWFSLGAAASMRYTHLKMMPLIPYEELLCKEAMLVFKSSRVRSSKNKPEDKTSYQAIMLPFVHLVQSYKTSLLRLNSSRKLPSSSNTTGSQICSLCYRDCYVAYFLCKYCFSHPICLFHDIAPQTCLCGRDYTIFKRNDIFALEEAAKSSQQGKECNNPWQREKSVRGTASSLGAASKPKTKVADSTKHSVERNKSTMKHWRNNGLPSVRGTERPGIIYNLRKSKSKLI is encoded by the exons atGACTGGTAAAAGTCCAATTACTCAACGGACAGCGAGACATGGCTCACACAAACTGTGCAAATTTGATTTAGCGGATCTAGAATGGACAAATATGATTCCAGAGTGTCCAACATACCACCCATCAGAGTATGAGTTTGAGCATCCTTTAGTTTATCTGCAGAAGATTGCTCCTGAGGCTTCTAAATATG GTATATGCAAAATTGTTTCTCCAATTGCAGCCTCTAACCCAGCTGCTTTTGTcttaatgaaagagaaaaaagatttcAAGTTTGAAACAAATGTACAGCCTCTTCGTCTTTCTAAATGGAATGAAAAGGATATAATAACCTTTTCTATGAGAGGCAg AAAATATACATATCATGACTTTGAGGTTCTTGCAAACAAGGCCTTTTTTAGTAGATTTCACAATTCTAGAGACCTTCCTTCTTCTTATGTGGAAAAGGAATTCTGGCATGAGATGGCTCATGGAGAAAAAGGAACAGTTGAGTACGGAGTCAATGTCGAAGGTAGTGCCTTTTCATGTGATCCTAATGACAGGCTTGGAACAAGCAAATGGAATTTGAAG AATTTTTCACGGCTTCCACAATCCCTGTTACGTTTAGTTGACAGGAAAATTCCC GGAATAACTGATCCTATGCTTTACATTGGGATGCTGTTCAGTATGTTTGCGTGGCATGTTGAAGATCATTATTTGTACAG CATAAACTTTCATCACTCAGGTGCAAATAAAACTTGGTATGGCGTGCCTGGCCATGCAGCATCACAATTTGAAAAGACTGTCTTACAACATGTGTATTGCAATAAGATCATAACAAAACATGGAGAGGATGGAGCTTTCAAGTTTCTAGCACAAAAAACAACCATGTTCCCACCAAACGTCATTTTACAACATGATGTGGCAGTTTACAAGGCTGTACAAAAGCCAGGAGAGTTTATCATCACCTTTCCTAGAGCATATCATGCTGGATTTAGCCATG GTTTTAACTGTGGAGAAGCAGTAAACTTTGCAAATGGTGATTGGTTTTCACTTGGGGCTGCAGCTAGCATGCGTTATACACATCTCAAAATGATGCCTTTAATTCCATATGAGGAACTTCTTTGTAAAGAGGCAATGTTGGTTTTCAAGTCCTCAAGAGTCAGAAGTTCCAAGAACAAACCTGAAGACAAAACATCTTATCAAGCTATTATGCTGCCTTTTGTGCATCTTGTGCAATCTTATAAGACCTCCCTCCTGCGACTGAACAGTTCAAGAAAGTTGCCTAGTTCTTCAAATACAACAGGTTCTCAGATATGCAGCCTTTGCTACAGGGATTGTTATGTAGCTTACTTCTTGTGCAAGTACTGCTTTTCTCATCCAATTTGTCTTTTCCATG ACATTGCACCACAGACTTGTTTATGTGGAAGAGATTATACTATTTTCAAAAGGAATGACATTTTTGCACTGGAAGAAGCTGCAAAAAGTTCTCAACAGGGAAAAGAATGT AATAATCCTTGGCAGAGAGAAAAAAGTGTAAGAGGAACTGCTAGTTCTCTAGGGGCTGCATCTAAACCGAAAACAAAAGTGGCTGACAGCACCAAGCACAGTGTTGAAAGGAATAAGTCAACAATGAAACACTGGAGAAACAATGGGCTTCCATCTGTGAGGGGTACCGAAAGGCCAGGAATCATTTATAACCTGAgaaaaagcaaatcaaagttGATTTAG